A window of the Vanessa cardui chromosome 27, ilVanCard2.1, whole genome shotgun sequence genome harbors these coding sequences:
- the LOC124541053 gene encoding ephrin-B2a-like — MVSFAYFGMRQAPWTLLVLVFFIESVMGNYAKSFYIHWNTTNSIFRIDNTDHVFDLNKGNAQFEYDQVNIICPVYAPGTFEEDTEKYIIYNVSKEEYDTCRITNPNPRIIAICDKPHKLMFFTITFRPFTPQPGGLEFLPGKDYYFISTSSKDDLHRRIGGRCLSHNMKLVFRVCCKPEDQPPAPPPQPTPPPPPPPPTTPPTTTTTTTIKPVTKKTHKYDKTPNEVVKSEELSYSRGAALASSLALALAASAVLAPLAR, encoded by the coding sequence ATGGTGTCGTTTGCTTATTTCGGAATGCGACAAGCGCCCTGGACCCTGCTCGTCCTCGTCTTCTTCATCGAGAGCGTGATGGGAAACTACGCCAAATCCTTCTACATACATTGGAACACAACGAATAGTATATTCAGAATAGACAATACCGATCACGTATTCGACCTCAACAAAGGTAATGCACAGTTCGAATACGACCAAGTGAACATTATATGTCCCGTTTACGCTCCGGGAACGTTCGAGGAGGACACAGAgaagtacataatatacaatgtcAGCAAAGAAGAATACGATACGTGTAGGATAACCAATCCGAACCCTCGCATAATAGCGATATGCGACAAGCCGCACAAACTGATGTTTTTCACGATTACCTTCAGACCGTTCACGCCTCAGCCCGGCGGGCTCGAGTTCCTGCCGGGCAAAGACTACTACTTCATATCGACGTCGAGTAAAGACGACCTGCACAGACGCATCGGCGGGCGCTGCCTCAGTCATAACATGAAACTGGTGTTTCGTGTGTGCTGTAAGCCGGAGGACcagccgcccgcgccgccgcctcAGCCCACGCCTCCCCCGCCTCCGCCGCCGCCGACGACGCCACCGACCACGACCACCACGACGACCATCAAGCCGGTCACGAAAAAGACGCACAAGTACGATAAGACCCCCAACGAGGTTGTGAAGAGCGAGGAGCTGTCGTACTCGCGCGGGGCGGCGCTCGCCTCCTCCCTCGCGCTGGCCCTGGCCGCGAGCGCCGTCCTAGCGCCCCTGGCTCGGTGA